The Streptomyces rubrogriseus genomic sequence TGTGGCGGGCGTGCGTGCGGCAGGCGGGGATGTACGGCGCCTGGAGCGCCCTGTGGACCTCGCTCGCCCTGCTGCTCACGCAGGACGAGGGGTACGGCATGACCACCGCCGCGGCCGGACTGTTCGGCCTGTTCGGGCTGGCGGCGAGTGTCGTCGCGCCGCTCGCCGGGGGAATGGTCGACCGGTTCGGCGCGGCCAAGGTCGTACGGTCCGCGTACGCGCTGGCCGCCCTCTCGGTGCCGCTGTTCTGGCTGGGCGGCCAGGTGATGGCGGCACTGTGCGCCGCAGCCGTCCTGGTGCACGCCGCCCTGGTCGCCTCGCACGTCGCCAACCAGACCCTGGCCCTCACCACGACCTCGGCCCCGGCCACCGCCAACACGGCGTACGTCGTCGCCGGCTTCGCGGGCGGCGCGCTGGCCTCGGCCCTCGCGGGGCCCGCGTTCGGCCACTGGGGCTGGGGCGGCGTGTGCGCCGTGGCGGGGGCCTGGCTGGTGCTGGGGTGGACGGCCACGGCCGTACGCCCGGCGCGGACTGCGCGCACTCCCGGGACTGCGCGGACCGCGCGGACCGCGCGGTGAGGGCGGAGGGGGTGCCGGGCGGGAGGCCGTGCGGCCCGCCGACCGGCATCCTCGTGCCCGCGCCGGTCAGAGGCGGGTGACGTCGAGACCGCCGTCGGCGTACTGCCGGCGCAGCACCTTCTTGTCGAACTTGCCGACGCTCGTCTTCGGCACCGTCTCGATGACCGTCCAGCGTTCCGGCAGCTGCCACTTGGCGATCTTGCCGTCCTCGGCGAGGAAGGTGCGCAGGGCGGCGAAGTCGGTGCTGGCGCCCTCCCTGAGGACGACGGTGGCCAGCGGACGCTCGCCCCATTTGTCGTCCGGTACGGCGACGACCGCGGCCTCGGCGACGTCCGGGTGGGCCATCAGCGCGTTCTCCAGCTCGACCGAGGAGATCCACTCGCCGCCGGACTTGATCACGTCCTTGGCCCGGTCGGTGAGGGTGAGGAAACCGTCCGGGGAGATCGTGCCGACGTCACCGGTCTTCAGCCAGCCGTCCGCGCTGAACTTGTCGTCGGGACGCAGCGGATCGGCCCCGGGGCCGTTGTAGTAAGCACCGGCGATCCAGTTGCCGCGCACCTCCAGCTCACCGGCGGACTCGCCGTCCCAGGGCAGGCGCTCGCCGCCGGGACCGGTGAGCCGGGCCTCGACGCCGGCCGGGAAGCGCCCCTGCGTGAGGCGGTAGGCGAACTCCTCCGGCGTCCCGACCACGTGGGCCGGCGGCCGGGCGATCGTGCCGAGCGGCGAGGTCTCCGTCATGCCCCAGGCGTGGCAGACCCGCATGCCGAGCGCGTCGAACGCCTCCATGAGGGAGGGGGGACAGGCCGAGCCGCCGATGGTGACCTGGGTGAGGGACGAGACGTCGCGGGGCGTGGCCGTCAGCTCGGCCAGCAGGCCCTGCCAGATGGTGGGGACGGCGGCGGCGTGCGTCGGCCGCTCGCCCTCGATCATCGCGGCGAGGGGCGCGGGCTGCAGGAAGCGGTCCGGCATCAGCATGTTCACGCCGGTCATGAAGGTGGCGTGCGGCAGCCCCCAGGCGTTGACGTGGAACTGCGGGACCACGACCAGCGACGTGTCCTGGTCGGTCAGGCCCATCGACTGGGCCATGTTGACCTGCATGGAGTGCAGGTAGATGGAGCGGTGGCTGTAGACCACGCCCTTGGGGTCGCCGGTGGTGCCGGAGGTGTAGCACATGGCGGCCGCGGCCCGCTCGTCCAGCTCGGGCCAGTCGTAGGCGGTCGGCTTCCCGGCGATCAGGTCCTCGTACTCGTGCACCTGGACGGCGGCCCCGTCCAGCAGCGAGCGGTCGCCCGGCCCGGTGACGACGACGTGCTCGACCGTCTTCAGGTGCGGCAGCAGCGGGGCGAGCAGCGGCAGCAGCGAACCGTTGGCGAGCACGACCCGGTCGGCGGCGTGGTTCACGATCCAGGCCAGCTGCTCGGGCGGGAGGCGGAGATTGAGGGTGTGGAGGACCGCGCCCATGGAGGGGATCGCGAAGTAGGCCTCGACGTGCTCGGCGTTGTTCCACATGAGGGTCGCCACGCGTTCGTCGTCGCCGACGGCGAGGTCCTCGCGCAGGGCGTGCGCCAGCTGGGCGGCGCGGGCACCGATCTCGGCGAAGGAGC encodes the following:
- a CDS encoding long-chain fatty acid--CoA ligase, coding for MSPREDTVLSTMQDVPLLISRILTHGSTIHGSSQVTTWTGEDEPHRRSFAEIGARAAQLAHALREDLAVGDDERVATLMWNNAEHVEAYFAIPSMGAVLHTLNLRLPPEQLAWIVNHAADRVVLANGSLLPLLAPLLPHLKTVEHVVVTGPGDRSLLDGAAVQVHEYEDLIAGKPTAYDWPELDERAAAAMCYTSGTTGDPKGVVYSHRSIYLHSMQVNMAQSMGLTDQDTSLVVVPQFHVNAWGLPHATFMTGVNMLMPDRFLQPAPLAAMIEGERPTHAAAVPTIWQGLLAELTATPRDVSSLTQVTIGGSACPPSLMEAFDALGMRVCHAWGMTETSPLGTIARPPAHVVGTPEEFAYRLTQGRFPAGVEARLTGPGGERLPWDGESAGELEVRGNWIAGAYYNGPGADPLRPDDKFSADGWLKTGDVGTISPDGFLTLTDRAKDVIKSGGEWISSVELENALMAHPDVAEAAVVAVPDDKWGERPLATVVLREGASTDFAALRTFLAEDGKIAKWQLPERWTVIETVPKTSVGKFDKKVLRRQYADGGLDVTRL